A section of the Saccharopolyspora gregorii genome encodes:
- a CDS encoding prenyltransferase, translated as MPELPAVDGVVSAPQVLATARSIAAVQLRSGAVPWFPGGHVDPWDHVESAMALSAAGLVAEAERAYEWLRATQRSDGSWPLQVRDDVVEDAASDTNFCAYPAVGVWHHVTTTGDEGFAERMWPVVRRAIDFVLGLQQARGEVAWARGTGGEVAGEALLAGSASIHHSLVCALALADHLGVAQPDWEVALERLAHALRHHPEAFAAKDRYAMDWYYPVLGGPLRDAAGHDRILRRWADFFVDGLGVRCVDDNPWVTGAETCELVLSLELLGRREQAVEALAAMQHLREEDGSYWTGLVYSDGKRWPVERTTWTGAAVVLAADALSRATPGAAIFHTARPGPPTGARPVDDACGCPARLSELVTD; from the coding sequence GTGCCTGAACTGCCGGCCGTCGACGGGGTGGTCTCCGCGCCGCAGGTGCTGGCGACCGCGCGGTCCATCGCCGCGGTGCAGCTGCGTTCCGGCGCGGTGCCGTGGTTCCCCGGCGGGCACGTGGATCCGTGGGACCACGTCGAGTCGGCGATGGCCCTGTCGGCGGCCGGCCTGGTCGCCGAGGCGGAACGTGCCTACGAGTGGCTGCGCGCGACGCAGCGCTCGGACGGGTCCTGGCCGCTGCAGGTGCGGGACGACGTGGTGGAGGACGCCGCCTCGGACACCAACTTCTGCGCCTACCCGGCGGTCGGCGTCTGGCACCACGTCACGACCACCGGTGACGAGGGCTTCGCCGAGCGGATGTGGCCGGTGGTGCGGCGGGCGATCGACTTCGTGCTGGGCCTGCAGCAGGCCAGGGGCGAGGTCGCCTGGGCCCGGGGCACCGGCGGCGAGGTCGCGGGGGAGGCGCTGCTGGCGGGCAGCGCCAGCATCCACCACAGCCTGGTGTGCGCGTTGGCGCTGGCCGACCACCTCGGCGTCGCGCAGCCGGACTGGGAGGTGGCGCTGGAACGGCTGGCGCACGCGCTGCGCCACCACCCGGAGGCGTTCGCGGCGAAGGACCGCTACGCGATGGACTGGTACTACCCGGTGCTGGGCGGGCCGCTGCGCGACGCCGCCGGGCACGACCGGATCCTGCGGCGCTGGGCGGACTTCTTCGTCGACGGGCTCGGCGTGCGGTGCGTGGACGACAACCCGTGGGTGACGGGTGCGGAGACCTGCGAGCTGGTGCTGAGCCTGGAGCTGCTGGGGCGGCGGGAGCAGGCGGTCGAGGCGTTGGCCGCGATGCAGCACCTGCGCGAGGAGGACGGTTCGTACTGGACCGGCCTGGTCTACTCCGACGGCAAGCGGTGGCCGGTGGAGCGCACCACGTGGACGGGTGCGGCGGTGGTGCTGGCCGCGGACGCGCTGTCCCGGGCGACCCCGGGCGCCGCGATCTTCCACACCGCCCGGCCCGGCCCGCCGACCGGCGCCCGCCCGGTGGACGACGCCTGCGGCTGCCCCGCGCGGCTCTCGGAGCTGGTCACCGACTGA
- a CDS encoding class I SAM-dependent methyltransferase produces MTPTATTGTPSLPPELAAKAERAIGFMPADEGLALHRAALDFLGTGLAVEVGSYCGKSTIYLGAAARATGGRVVTVDHHRGSEEHQPGWEYHDPELVDPQVGKLDTLGVFRRTIADAGLEDEVVAIVGSSRATSSFWRSPLNLLFIDGGHTDEAANTDFEGWAPWVARGGALVIHDVFPDPADGGQAPYRIYRRALDGGNFREVRQVGSLRVLERTAGEPGAL; encoded by the coding sequence GTGACACCGACCGCGACGACCGGAACCCCCAGCCTGCCGCCCGAACTCGCGGCCAAGGCCGAGCGGGCGATCGGCTTCATGCCCGCCGACGAAGGGCTCGCGCTGCACCGCGCCGCCCTCGACTTCCTCGGCACCGGGCTGGCCGTCGAGGTCGGGTCCTACTGCGGGAAGTCGACGATCTACCTGGGCGCGGCGGCCCGCGCTACCGGCGGCCGCGTCGTCACCGTCGACCACCACCGCGGCTCCGAGGAGCACCAGCCCGGCTGGGAGTACCACGATCCGGAGCTGGTGGACCCGCAGGTCGGCAAACTCGACACGCTCGGGGTGTTCCGCCGCACGATCGCCGACGCCGGCCTGGAGGACGAGGTGGTCGCGATCGTCGGCAGCTCCCGCGCCACGTCCTCGTTCTGGCGCAGCCCGCTGAACCTGCTGTTCATCGACGGCGGGCACACCGACGAGGCGGCGAACACCGACTTCGAGGGCTGGGCGCCGTGGGTCGCGCGCGGCGGGGCGCTGGTCATCCACGACGTGTTCCCGGACCCGGCCGACGGCGGGCAGGCGCCGTACCGGATCTACCGCCGCGCCCTCGACGGCGGGAACTTCCGGGAGGTCCGCCAGGTCGGCTCGCTGCGCGTGCTGGAACGCACCGCGGGCGAACCCGGCGCCCTCTGA